From the genome of Xylanivirga thermophila:
ACAATTAGAATTAGCCATAGCGAGCACCTCACTGTATTATTTTTTTTTGGTTAAAAATATTATACATGATTTTCTCGCTATGGTTCTATATTTTTTTGGTGTTGCATTTAATTATACAACGAACCTTTATATATTTTTAGCCCAATATTAGTATAAAGTATAAGATTATCTTTGTTTTAACACCTTAAAAAGATAATTTTTTACATGATTTTCGCAACCGATTGCAAAAAAGAAGATGCTGAATATAAATATAGCATCTTCTTTTTTGCTTATGATATATTGAAAAGTTCCCGTATATCTTCCTCGGTCATCTTAGAAATAAAGGTCTCCCCTGGCTGGAGCACCGAATCTATAAGTTCTTTTTTCTTTTGTTGCAGGGCATATATTTTCTCCTCTATGGTACCCCTACTAATAAGCTTTATGGCATGGACTGTACTCTGTTGTCCTATACGATATGCCCTGTCCGTAGCCTGTTCTTCAACAGCAGGGTTCCACCATGGATCAAAATGGATTACCGTATCTGCTCCTGTCAAGTTTAGCCCAGTTCCTCCCGCCTTCAAAGAAATGAGAAACACATCTCTAAATCCCTGGTTAAAGGATCTTACCGCATCTCTCCTCTCCTCTGCCTTTATACTTCCATCTAAATAAAAGTATGTGATACCTACCTTTTGGAGCTCTTCCTTTATAAGTTTTAAAACCTCAGTAAACTGGGAGAATATCAGTACCCTATGTCCACCTTCTTTTAATTCCTCCAAAAGCTCCATAAGGGCATCCATCTTGCCACTGCCACCATTATAGTTCTCTATAAACACCCCTGGATGGCAGCATATCTGTCTTAATCTGGTAAGCCCGGCAAGTATCTGTATCCTACTCCTATTTATACCGTTTATCCTTATATCCTCTTCTATTTCGCCCCTTATCTGTTGCAGATATGCAAGATATATCTGCTTCTGCTCATGGGTCAAATCCACCTTGCGGACATTTTCAATCTTTGGCGGGAGCTCCTTTAACACATCCTTTTTAAGTCGTCTCAGTATAAACGGCTTTACATACCTATTTAGCTCCTCTAATGCTTTTTTATCCTCTTCTTTTGCTATGGGCCTTTCAAACATCTTAACAAACTTCCTGAGGGATAAAAGATACCTCGGCATCAAAAAATCGAATATGGACCATAGCTCCGTCAGGTTATTTTCAATTGGGGTACCGGTCAAGGCAAAATATCCCCTGGCACGTATCTTCTTTACAGACTTTGCATTTAGGGAAGCTGGATTTTTTATATGCTGCGCTTCATCTAGTATGCAGTAGCCAAACTCTACATCATCATAAAGTTCTATATCCCTGCGTACAAGTGGATAGGATGTTATCACTATATCTGCATTTAGGATATCACTAATCTGCTGTCTCCTCTCATCCTTTGTCCCTGATATCACTAACGTCTTAAGGGAAGGTGCAAACCTGTCCACCTCGCTCTCCCAGTTATATACCAGAGATGTGGGGCATATGACTATTGACGGGAGATTTAGCCTTTCCTTTTCAGACTGTATAAATGCAATAGTCTGAAGTGTCTTGCCAAGGCCCATATCATCAGCAAGTATACCGCCCATTCCATAGGCTGCCAATGTCTTTAACCATTTAAAGCCTGTAATTTGATATCCCCTCATAATACCATCTAGGGATTTAGGTATTTCATAATCCAAATCCTTTGGTTTCCTTATGTTTTCCACCAATTTCTTAAAGGCCATATTGCGCCGTACATAGACATCTTCCACCCCTTTGAGCTTATCATCTAGATACATGGCCTTATACTTTTTAAGGTTTATTGCCTCTTTTTTTAGCTCCACATCATCTATACCAAGATATTCCATCATATCGGAAACATTTTGCATCTGTGGCGTATCGAGGGGTATAAATGAACCATCTGGTAGACGATAATACTGTTTTTTCTCCCTTAATGAGGCAAATATTTCAGGCAATTTCTCCTTTTGTATACCATCTATCGAAAAACTGAACTCCAAAAGATCAGAATCCTCATTAAGTCGAATAGAACTCGTATAGTATGACGTATCATATATCTTCATGTTTTTAAAGGCATCTGAATAATATACCGTAGACATATCCTGAAGCTTTGGCACCCTATTTGTTATAAAATCATATATACTCTCCTCATCATCTAGATATACCATATCCTTGTTTATCCTAAAATTAGATGATTCGAATATATCAAGTATATCCCGTTCCTTCTCATAGTCACGAATAACTATATAGTTATCGTGCACATCCTGCTTTGGAGCAAATGGATCTATTTTATAATCCCCATAATTAAATATAAAGGACGCAGTTATGTCATCTCCTAACCTATCTAAATATATGGATGCCTCCAATGGCCTTTGATAGAATTTCTCCTCCACCCCAGAGTCTAAAAATAGTTCCCCCGCCTTCTTCATATTTGGGATTACAAATGATGCAAATTTTTCTTCATCCTCCTTTGGAATCTTTATCTTTTCAACACCATGTGTCGTAACCATTTGAAAGAATGGGGCAAGATTTTCCATTTGAGCCTTAGGTAATACATATATATTGCCGTTTGAAAAAAAGTACTTTCCATCCCTTGTTAGGGGCAGGGTTAGTTCTGGTATATCCATCCCCATCTCAAGCTCTTCTCCCGCCTTCTTCAAGCTGAATTTAACCGGCAGATCCTGCTTTATAAACCTTACATCTTTGTATTCATGCCCAAACAGCGTAATATTTAAGGTACTATCATCCATCAAATGCAAAAACTGCTCCATAGATGACTCTGTCAAATAGAGATACTTGTCCCTAAATAGCAAGGTAGTACGAGAAGTACCATATGCCATATTATCGATGTCATATATATTATATATAAAATCTATGAGACGCTGATCCCCTTTACTAAAATACTGGTCGATTGGATCAAATACAAAATTTTTACCAAATTCAAGGGGAGTATTCTTCTCAATGGATTCCATAAGCTGTTTTATATTTCTCACCACATATAGCCTATCCAGTCCCATTCGAAGATCCAGAAAATAAATGAACTCATTCCCATAGAAATTGCCCCTCTCTATATTGAGGGTAACTTCCAACTTTAGCTGTTCCCGTTCAACCTCTACTGAGCGATTTTGAAAAAGACCTATTAAAGATTTCATAAGTACTTCAGGATGTTCATCATGCCTTACAATACGCCTAAACTCCAAATCCTTTATATATAAAATGGCAGCGACTATATGCTTGCAATATCCATCATAGTTAAA
Proteins encoded in this window:
- a CDS encoding DEAD/DEAH box helicase: MHWDTGHVEATVEGSQDYDVVVDLNRNGEIIDAYCDCPAYFNYDGYCKHIVAAILYIKDLEFRRIVRHDEHPEVLMKSLIGLFQNRSVEVEREQLKLEVTLNIERGNFYGNEFIYFLDLRMGLDRLYVVRNIKQLMESIEKNTPLEFGKNFVFDPIDQYFSKGDQRLIDFIYNIYDIDNMAYGTSRTTLLFRDKYLYLTESSMEQFLHLMDDSTLNITLFGHEYKDVRFIKQDLPVKFSLKKAGEELEMGMDIPELTLPLTRDGKYFFSNGNIYVLPKAQMENLAPFFQMVTTHGVEKIKIPKEDEEKFASFVIPNMKKAGELFLDSGVEEKFYQRPLEASIYLDRLGDDITASFIFNYGDYKIDPFAPKQDVHDNYIVIRDYEKERDILDIFESSNFRINKDMVYLDDEESIYDFITNRVPKLQDMSTVYYSDAFKNMKIYDTSYYTSSIRLNEDSDLLEFSFSIDGIQKEKLPEIFASLREKKQYYRLPDGSFIPLDTPQMQNVSDMMEYLGIDDVELKKEAINLKKYKAMYLDDKLKGVEDVYVRRNMAFKKLVENIRKPKDLDYEIPKSLDGIMRGYQITGFKWLKTLAAYGMGGILADDMGLGKTLQTIAFIQSEKERLNLPSIVICPTSLVYNWESEVDRFAPSLKTLVISGTKDERRQQISDILNADIVITSYPLVRRDIELYDDVEFGYCILDEAQHIKNPASLNAKSVKKIRARGYFALTGTPIENNLTELWSIFDFLMPRYLLSLRKFVKMFERPIAKEEDKKALEELNRYVKPFILRRLKKDVLKELPPKIENVRKVDLTHEQKQIYLAYLQQIRGEIEEDIRINGINRSRIQILAGLTRLRQICCHPGVFIENYNGGSGKMDALMELLEELKEGGHRVLIFSQFTEVLKLIKEELQKVGITYFYLDGSIKAEERRDAVRSFNQGFRDVFLISLKAGGTGLNLTGADTVIHFDPWWNPAVEEQATDRAYRIGQQSTVHAIKLISRGTIEEKIYALQQKKKELIDSVLQPGETFISKMTEEDIRELFNIS